One window of Gymnogyps californianus isolate 813 chromosome 10, ASM1813914v2, whole genome shotgun sequence genomic DNA carries:
- the FBXO45 gene encoding F-box/SPRY domain-containing protein 1: MAAGPGGGGGGGSGGAAAAAAGGPGWRLPGRVLELVFSYLELRELRSCALVCKLWHHVLHGDENSEVWRSLAARCLAEEALRTDILCNVPTYKGKVRAFHHAFSTNDCSRNVYIKKNGFTLHRNPIAQSTDGARTKIGFSEGRHAWEVWWEGPLGTVAVIGIATKRAAMQCQGYVALLGSDDQSWGWNLVDNNLLHNGEVNGSFPQCNNAPKYQIGERIRVILDMEDKTLAFERGYEFLGVAFRGLPKVCLYPAVSAVYGNTEVTLVYLGKPLDG; this comes from the exons ATGGCGgcgggccccggcggcggcggcggcggcggcagcgggggggcggcggcggcggcggcgggagggccgGGCTGGCGGTTGCCGGGGCGGGTGCTGGAGCTGGTCTTCTCCTACCTGGAGCTGCGGGAGCTGAGGAGCTGCGCGCTGGTCTGTAAGCTGTGGCACCACGTCCTGCACGGCGACGAGAACAGCGAGGTGTGGCGCAGCTTGGCGGCCCGCTGCCTGGCGGAGGAGGCCCTGCGCACCGACATCCTCTGCAACGTGCCCACCTACAAGGGCAAG GTCCGTGCCTTCCACCACGCCTTCAGCACCAACGACTGCTCGCGGAACGTCTACATCAAGAAGAACGGCTTCACGCTGCACCGCAACCCCATCGCCCAGAGCACGGACGGGGCACGGACCAAGATCGGCTTCAGCGAGGGCCGCCACGCCTGGGAGGTGTGGTGGGAGGGCCCGCTGGGCACCGTGGCCGTCATCGGCATCGCCACGAAGCGGGCGGCCATGCAGTGCCAGGGTTACGTGGCCCTGCTGGGGAGCGACGACCAGAGTTGGGGCTGGAACCTGGTGGACAATAACTTGCTGCATAACGGAGAGGTGAACGGCAGTTTCCCCCAGTGCAATAACGCGCCCAAATACCAG ATAGGTGAAAGGATTCGTGTTATCCTGGACATGGAAGACAAAACGTTAGCGTTTGAGAGGGGCTATGAGTTCTTGGGAGTTGCCTTCAGAGGACTGCCAAAAGTTTGCCTGTATCCAGCAGTGTCTGCTGTGTATGGTAACACAGAAGTGACTTTGGTCTACCTGGGAAAGCCTCTGGATGGATGA
- the WDR53 gene encoding WD repeat-containing protein 53 yields the protein MAVKWTGGHSSSILCLNVNTEGLVASGAERGELTLWDGGGAPAGQLQLPKADDVTSVVFSPCRPTRLYTSHGETISLLDVRSLKEPVERFHVNEEEINCLSVNETDSFLAAADDSGAIKVMDLENKKVSRSLRHSNICSSVVFRPQRPQSLVSCGLDMQVMLWNLQKARPLWTTNLQECETEEEDSPQPAGQFFNPPLAHSLSVASCGNIFGCGAQDGKVRIFRVTGVKFERELEFPGHSLGVSQVLFMPEAYWLLTGGNDGKVLLWDVSSDVGKRQKSPAKSLQRRKAQAPASTSKDGKLNKVASNEHARVLPKLTIEHGEKVNWISCAEIKGSKRVLVADQSSSVSVYPLPEP from the exons ATGGCAGTCAAATGGACTGGTGGACATTCATCCTCTATATTGTGCTTGAACGTAAACACGGAAGGGCTGGTGGCTTCAGGCGCGGAGAGAGGCGAGCTCACGCTCTGGGATGGCGGAGGCGCTCCGGCAGGACAGCTCCAGCTCCCGAAGGCAGACGACGTGACCTCCGTGGTGTTCTCTCCCTGCCGTCCCACCAGGCTGTACACCTCCCACGGAGAAACTATCAGTTTACTGGATGTCCGATCCCTCAAGGAGCCCGTTGAACGCTTCCACGTGAACGAGGAGGAGATCAACTGCCTCTCAGTGAATGAGACTGACAGTTTCCTGGCTGCGGCAGATGACTCGGGGGCAATAAAGGTTATGGACTTGGAAAACAAGAAAGTCAGCCGGTCCTTGAGACACTCAAACATCTGCTCCTCTGTCGTCTTTCGACCTCAGAGGCCTCAAAGCCTTGTTTCCTGTGGACTGGACATGCAG gtTATGCTGTGGAACCTGCAGAAAGCTCGCCCCTTGTGGACCACAAACCTGCAGGAGTGTGAAACGGAGGAGGAAGACAGTCCACAGCCAGCTGGCCAGTTCTTTAACCCGCCGCTTGCACATTCCCTGTCTGTCGCATCGTGCGGCAACATCTTTGGCTGCGGAGCTCAAGACGGTAAAGTCAGAATATTCAGAGTCACCGGTGTCAAGTTTGAACGTGAGCTGGAGTTTCCAGGTCACAGCTTGGGAGTATCGCAGGTCCTCTTTATGCCAGAAGCGTACTGGTTGTTGACTGGAGGAAATGACGGGAAAGTCTTGCTCTGGGATGTCAGCAGTGACGTTGGAAAGCGGCAGAAAAGTCCAGCAaaatctctgcagagaaggaaggcCCAAGCACCTGCTTCCACCAGCAAAGATGGAAAGCTCAACAAAGTGGCTTCAAATGAACACGCTAGAGTTTTACCAAAGCTAACCATCGAGCACGGAGAGAAGGTGAACTGGATCTCGTGCGCAGAGATCAAAGGCTCCAAGAGAGTATTAGTTGCTGATCAGAGTAGTTCTGTATCTGTGTATCCACTGCCAGAACCTTAG